The DNA region CATCACTCCCACAACGGTATAGCTTTCGCCGTTCAAGGTGATTGGTTGGCCGACAATTTTTGCGTTCCCGCCAAAGGCGCGCTGCCAAAGCTTGTGGCTCAGCACCAACACGCGATCCCTGCCCGGTTGGAAATCGTCCGGCTGAAACGTACGGCCCAACAGCGTCGGAATGCCCAGCAGGTCGAACATTCCATCACCCATTCGCAACCCTGCGACGACTTCCGGACGGTCGTTATTCGTCAAGGTGCCGCGCCAGGCTTCCGCCACGGACATTTGCTCGAAGCTGTGACTGTTGGCGCGAAAGTCCAGATAGTTCGCGGGGGAAACCGGCCCGCGTCCCTGCTGCAACAACGTCACAATCCGTTCCGGTTCTCGATACGCCAGCGGGCGTAACAGCACGCCATTGACGACACTGAAAATTGCCGTGTTCGCGCCAATGCCCAGCGCCAACGTGATGATGGCGATCAACGTAAAACCGGGATTTTTTAGAAACATCCGCGCGCCAAAGCGCAGGTCTTGCCAAAAAGTTTGCATAAATCTCCTTGTTCAAAGGATGAAGTCGGAATGATGAAGGATGAATTCTTCGCGACTCATTCATCATTGCGCATTCATACTTCCTCATTCGCATCGCAGTGCGATCATCGGATCCACCTTCGTCGCACGCCGGGCAGGAAGCCAACACGCCAACAGCCCTACCCCACAAAATAACAGCGGCACCACCGCAAAAGTCAGCGGATCAAGTGTCGCAACGCCAAAAACCAAACTCGCCATTAACCGTGTCAGCGCCAGCGCGCCAACGATTCCCAAAACCACGCCGCCGAAAACCAGCGTCAATCCCTGCCGCAAAACCAGTCGCAACACATCGCCCATTTGCGCGCCCAACGCCATGCGCACTCCGATTTCCGGCGTATGCTGAGCGACGAAATACGACAACACGCCATACAACCCGATGGCGGCCAGCAACATGGCCAGGGCGGCAAATATGCTCAACAGAATCATACCAATCCGCCGCTGAGCCGATTGCTCACCCAACACTTCTTCCATGGTTCGGATGTTCGTTACGGGTTGCGCGGGATCAACCGCGTGTATGGCCGTGCGAACAGCGTCAGTCAGACTCATCGGATCAACGCTTGCGCGAATGGCCAGATCGCGCGGCGTGAAAAAGGGATGCGTTTTGATCTGGCGTTGCGGCACATACATTTCCGGTTTGACCGGTTCGCTGATTCCCATCTGCCGCACGTCAGCAACGATGCCGACAATTTTCAACCACGGTTGGTTGGAATCCGCCGACCCCATCTTGAACCGCTTCCCTAACGCGCTTTCATTGGGCCAATACTTCTGAGCCATCGCCTCATTGATGATGGCGACAGGTTCGGATTGTTCCTGATCCTGTGGGTTAAAGTACCTGCCCTGCCGCAATGCGATGCTCATGGTTTGCAGATACTGATCGGTCACCTGTCGGTGATTGGCGTTCCACCCCAAACCGGCTTCTGCTTGGCGGCCTTCGATGCTCAATCCGTTTGCGCCGCCTTTCCATTCCAGCGGAACCGAAGTTGTGTACCCGGCTGAAATCACGCCTGGCAATGCCTGCACGCGTTCCAGCACCTGGTTGTAAAACGCCACGCGTCGAGCGTGATCTCCGTATTTGTATTCCGGCAACACAGTGCGCAGCGTCAACACACTTTCCGGACGCAGCGGAGAGTATTGGCCTTGCAGGTTGTACAGCGTTTGAATCAACAACCCCGAACCGATCAGCAACACAATTGCCAGAGCGACTTCGCCGACCACCAACACATTGCGCAACCGACGCTGCCCCGCGCCCAATCCCGAACGACTGCCGCTTTCCTTCAAAGCTTCGTTCAAATCCAATCGCGAGGCTTGCAGCGCGGGCATCAGCCCAAACAAGACTCCTGACACCAGCGAAGCCAACAGCGTAAAGAGCATCACGCGCCCGTCCAATTGCAACGAAGTTTGGCCTGCCAGCGCCACGGGAATCAGTTGCCGCAAAAACTCGAAACTCCACAGCGCCAGCAACACGCCCAAGGCTCCGCCCAGAATCGCCAGCAACAAACTTTCCGTCAGCAGTTGCCGCACAATGCGCCAGCGCCCAGCGCCCAACGCCGCGCGAACGGCGATTTCCCGCGTTCTGGCGGCGGCACGCGCCAGCATCAAACTGGCGATGTTGGCACAAGCAATTAGCAACACAAATCCAACCGCGGCCAGCAGCACCCATAACGATTGCCGCACGTCTCCTGTAAATTCATCGCGCAGCGAAACGACCACAGCGCCAAGTCCTTGCGCCTCGTCCGGAGAGGTTTGCGCGATGCGCTGCATGATGGATTTGATGTCGGCATCGGCTTGGGCGATTGTGACGCCAGGCTTCATCCGTCCAACGACGTTCAGGTAATGTCCTCCCCGATTGGCAAGCTCTTCGGAACTGAAAGCCACTGGAACCCACAAATTGATATACCGCTGATAAAATTGAAAATTGGCGGGCATCACTCCCACAACACGATACTTTTGATCATTCAGCAGCAATTCGCGATTGAGAATGTCCTGGTCACCTCCGAACCGGTTCTGCCACAAACGATGGCTGATGATGGCGACTTTTGGCGCTCCGGGACGGTCTTCTTCCGGCAGGAAGTTTCGCCCCAGCACAGGCGTCACGCCAAGCAGCGGAAAGAAATTGGCCGTCACGCCATACGCCATCAATTTTTCCGGCTCTCCATCGCTGACCAAGTTGAAGCTGCGATTGTCCAGCGCCGCCATGTCTTCAAACACATGGTTTTGCGCTTTCCAATCCGCGTAGTTTGCCGGTGCGGGTGTATCGCGGGGAAATCCGATGCTGGTGGCGTCTTCCCAAATCAAGGCCAGCCGGTCCGGTTCGTGATATGGCAAAGGCCGTATCAACAACCCGTCGAGCAAACTGAAAATCGCCGTGTTCGCGCCAATTCCCAATGCCAGGATCAAAACGGCAATCAAGGTAAAGCCCGGATTTTTCATCAACATTCGCGCGCCGTAGCGCAAATCCTGCCAAAATGTTTGCATACAATCTCCTGAAGCAATGCCGAATGTTCGATTCCAAAGTACTACGCCAAACAACTTTTCCGAGAAATTCGCTTTGCTTCACTTTACCAAGCTGCGTGCCAACCCAAGGAACCGCCTAACTTCCCTTATTCAATGAGTTTGACGCATTCTGGCGAACCGGCAGGTAAAAGAAAATTTGTGCGCTTCTGGGATTGCGGCATCCCATTTTCGATGACTCAAAATGCTTTCGATTACGAAACCGGATGCGGATCATCTGGTGGCGAAAGCATTGTGGCGGTGTCAGGCCTTTCGTATACTCCGCGCCGTTGAGTACTACCCTGGTTTCAACATCGCGGAGCACTTGCAAACCAAAGCGCTGCCTTTCTTTTCCCCGAACCTGATACCTGAAGAGGCGAAGCACTGAAAACCGGATTGTTTATTTGAGGTGTGAAATGGAAGTAATCAAAGACGCCAGCCAACTTTACGAAGTCGAACGCCGCGTGCGTCATGCCGAACGCCCAGGCTTTCGCATCAATGAGTTGCAGATTTCGCCCACGCAGCAAGTGCCATGGCATTACCACAGCCAAATTCAGGACACGTTTTACGTGTTGGAAGGCCAGCTTCGCATCTTTCTGCGCGATCCCAAAGAAGAAGTACGGCTTGGCCCTAGTGAGGCGTATTCTGTTTCTCCGCGCCGCCCGCATCTGGTGACCAATGGCGGCGATTGTTCGGCGACGTTTTTAGTGCTTCAAGGCATTGGCGAATATGATTATGTTCCTCTTGTCCATAAAAGTGGCGAGGCTTGAGAGAGGAAGCGTAGGGAGTCTTGTCCGTGGGTCGGGCTCCGCAACTAAACTCAATTTGCCGCTTTACGGTAAAAGTCAACGACCGCCTTTCATGTATCGTCTCTTCTTCGACTCATCATTCACTTCTGAGCGCGGTCATCGGCTCCACTCGGGCGGCGCGTCGGGCGGGAAGCCAAGACGCAAGCAGCGCCACCAAAATCAGGAGCAACGCGACTGAACCGTAAGTCAGCGGATCAGTGGGCGAAAGTCCGAAGAGCATGGACTGGATAAACCGGCTGCTGACGTACGCCGCCAGAAGGCCAAGTGCAACGCCAACTCCAACCAACAGCAGCGATTCCCGCAGGATCATCCGTAGCACTTGCGATGGCAGCGCGCCAAGCGCCATGCGCAAACCAATCTCGCCCGTGCGATGGAGTACGAAGAAAGACATCAATCCATAAAGTCCAATGCAGGCCAGCGCCAACGTGACCAACCCGAAAAAACCGGAAAGCCGGGCAAAGAGCAACTCTTCGGAGCTGATCCGAGCGATCTGCTCTTCCTGCGTGCGCAGGTTGAGCACGGGCAAAGACGGATCAAGCTCCCGCACGGCCGCGCGGATTGCAGAAAACAGCAATGTGGGATTGCCGGTCGTACGCACGCAGTAGTTGGCGACGCCCTCTGGCATCTGGGTCGCTGGCACATAGATGGTTGGGGGCGCGTCCTCGCGCAACCCCGTGTATTTTGCGTCGCGAGTGATGCCGACAATTTCGATCTCGGTCATACTCGTGGCAGGAGCATTGCTGAAACTGATGCGACGACCGATTGCGGTTTCGTCGCGGAAAATTTTTCGCGCGAACGCCTGATTGACGATCGCGACTTTGGGTCCCGTGGCGGCGTCGTGATCAGTAAAGCCACGACCGAGAAGAAGCGGAATCTCCATCGCGGCAAGAAAATTGGGCGCGAGACCATTGAGGTTGAAAATCATCGAAGCCCCCGGTGGCGGCGTGTAACCGGGCACGGAAATCCTGCGGTTGCTCCGCACACCAGCAAGCAGCGGAACCCGTGAATATGTGGCAGCACGCACACCGGGGATGCTTTCGAGCCGTGTTTGCAACCGCGATTGCAGCGCGGCGAACTGTTCCTGGGTGTAGCCAGCGGAAACAGCGTCCAAGCGGAAGAGCGCGAGTTGATTTGGATTGAACCCCGGATCAACGCTTTGCAGATTGCGCAGTGTGCGAACGAAAAGCCCTGTGCTAATGAGCAGCATAAGCGAGAGCGCGATTTGAACAACCATCAGGACTCGGCTAAGCCGTGAACGAGTTCCGGCGCCGAGTTGTCGCACACCACCTTGAAACTCGGCTATCAGGTTGACACGTGTAGCCTGAAGCGCGGGCGCTAAGCCAAAGAGCATTGCAGTAATCGCAGTCACTGCGATTGTGAAGCCAAGAACTCGTGCGTCTAGCGGCAGATTGAGAACGGCCGGAGCCCCGCCGAACTGGCGCAGCCCGACCAGCAGCCCATGACTCCATTGCGCAAGCAACGCGCCAAGCGCGGCGCCAAGAAAAGCCAACAGCAGGCTTTCGACCAGAAGTTGACGGACGATGCGAGCGCGACTGGCACCGAGGGCGAGACGCAAAGCGATTTCACGGCGGCGGGCGGCTCCGCGGGCAAGCAGCAAGTTGGCGACATTGGCGCAAGCAGCCAGCAGTACAAGACTGACCATTCCCATCAGAATCCGTAGCGACTGGGCATATTGTCGTCGCCTGTCGTTTTCTCCTTGTCCACCAGGATCAGCAGCCAACGTTGCGGGTTCAGGCATATCACGCGGCGTAGTATCGAGCGATTGTCCCGCAAGCCAGCCCTCACGGGCAGCTTCTTGAAAGATCGGTTCAAGGCCCGCGCGCGCTTGCGCGGCCGTCGCCTGGGGCGCGAGCCGCCCCATCACACGAACCCACCAATACCAGGGCTTGGCTCTGCTTGCGCCGCGATCAGGCTGAAAACGTGCATAGTGCGCCAGCGGCACGGAAATATCCGCGGATTCGCCAATTTGCATTGCACCCGCAAAAGCTGGCGGCGTGACACCGATAATCGTTGTCGGGACTTTATTCACTTGAATCGTTTTTCCGATGATACCCGAATCGCTGCCGAAACGGTTCTGCCAGTAGCGGTGAGAAATGACTGCAACCGGTTCAGCGGAGGCCTGGTCGTCCTCCGGTGTCAGTGTGCGACCGAGAATTGCGGGTACGCCGAGGCCGTTGTAATAACCGCCGGAAACAAACTGACCCAGAACGTTCGTTTCGGGCTGGCCATCAATCAGAATGTTGATCTGGTTGAATGGTGAATACGCGAACACATCGGAAAGTGCCGGGTGATGATCACGAAAACGTTCAAAAGCGAGCAACGAGAACGAGGTGCTCGCCGCCCGCCCCGTAACAGGGTCAATGGAACCATTGTTTTCTCCGGCTCGTGACATACGGCCACTTGGGCCATCCACGTTGCGGAAGAGAATCAATTCGTTGGGCGCTTTTACGGGTAACGAGCGAAGCAGCACTTCGTTGACGAGGGAGAAAACCGCTGTGTTCGTTCCAATCCCAAGCGCGAGCGTAAGCACCGCCACGGCGGTGAAACCGGGATTTTTCGTCAACAGGCGTAATCCGAATCGTAAGTCTTGAATGAATGTTTGCATGATTTCCCATGAAGAAAAGCCGGTCAAAGCGGGATGAATGGCGGTTTCCATCACTAGGCTCTGCCGGTGACTGCTTTCGGTCAGTGACTTATTCGTATCTGAGCGCGATCATCGGATCAACTTTCGCCGCGCGGCGCGCTGGAACCCAGCACGCCAGCAACGCGATTACCGACAGCAACGCAATAACACTGGCGAAAGTAATTGGATCTACCGAACTCAGATCAACCAACACTGCCACCAACAAACGTGAAATACCGATGCCGCCGAGCAGGCCAACGACTAATCCAAAACCAATAAGCTTCAAGCCTTGCCGCAAAATCAACGCAGTCACATCTGCGCTCCTTGCTCCCAGAGCAAGGCGAATCCCCAATTCTCGCGTACGTTGCGTCACAGTGAAGGACATCACGCCATAAAGCCCAACCGATGCCAGCACCAATGCAAGGCTCCCTAACACACCGGCCAGAGTTGCCATCACACGAAACGGCGCAAGTTGAATTTCCAAATGATCCTGTGTGCGCTGCATTCCCACGAGCAACCTGGCGTCCAGCATGTCAGCCATGCGCCGCGCTTCAGCCATAACCTCTCGCGGATCACCGCTGGTGTTGACCAACAGGTATTCGCCGTGCGTGCTATTCGGAGGTAGTGGCAAATACAAATAGGTTTGATCTTGTTCCCAGACCCAGCCGCTGCGCGTGTCTCGCGCAATGCCAATGACTTCATACGAAGGGAATTTGGCGATGTCGGCGGGAGTCAGCGTGTCTGTTTTGAGAATGTTTTTTTCTTCGCTCAGCACGGCTGCGCCAACGCCCAGTCGCTTGCCGATGGCCTCGGCAGGATTCTGCAATTCAGGCCAGAAATGTTTGACGGTCGCCGCGCTGACCACCACGACACGTTCTGCACTCGCGGCCTCCTGTACAGTGAAGTTGCGACCGCTGATGAGCGGAATGCCAACCGTAGATAGGTACTCCGGCGAAACGAAATTGTAATTGGCGCGCGGTGGGTGGCCGTCATTCGTGGATTGGCCGCCGATGGTAACCCAGGTGGAATCCGGCCGACCCGAAGAAGGTTGTCGTTTGGCCTGGGCAACGGATTGCACTCCAGGCAAATCGCGTACTCGTTCGCCGAGTTGTTGCTGCAATCGCGCCAGCATCGCGGGATCGTTTGCCGTCTTTAAGCTGGAAGAAATCGAGAACAAATTCCAGGTGCGCATCCCTGTATCCACTGCTTGCGCACGTTGCAGGCTGCGCACCAACAAGCCTGCGGCAAGTAAAAGCATCAACGAAATGGCAATTTGCGAAACGGCCAGCGCGCTACGCAACTTCGACTGGCTAAGGCTTCGGCCAAACGTCGAGCCTTCATCTTTCAGCGCCGAAATCAATTCAGGTCGCGATGCCTGCAACGCGGGCGCAAGCCCTGCAGCAATACCCGCAACACAGGAAGCCATGAGCGTAAACCCAAAAATTCGATAATCGGGTTCCAGATTGAGAACAAAGGATTCTCGCAAAAAAGCAGGGATCGGCAGTCGCGTCATTACAATTGGGTAAAGAATGCTGAGAGCCCACCACGCGCACAAAAGACCTGCCAAGCCGCCGAATCCCGCGAGCATGACGCTTTCCGTCAGCAACTGCCGAATGATTCGCCAACGGCTCGCTCCTAATGCCAGTCGGACACTGATTTCTTTTTGCCGCATCGCCGCGCGCGCCAACAACAAGTTTGCGACATTCGCGCAAGCAATGAGCAGCACAAGGCTAAAAGCCAGCGGCAATGGCGCAAGTTTGCGGTAATCATCCGGTTCCAGCGCAAACAGCCCAGGGCTGTTGCGCATCACAATGCCGGTCACGCGATCTTTGTCGGGATATTGATCGGCAAGTCGTTTTGCGATCAGGCTGAATTCTGCTTGCGCTTGTTCCATCGTCACCCCCGGCTTCAAACGTCCGATCATATTGAATGATAACGCGTTACGTTCCGTCAGCCAGCGCTGGTAATTCCAACGACCGGCAGGAATCACCGCATCGCGCATCATCAACGGAACCCAACAGGCTGGCGTGTCCGGTGTCGTGCCAATGAATTCGGGCGCAGTTACACCGACGATGGTAAATGTCTGGCCTTGCAAGCGTATCGGTTTACCAATGATGTTTGGGTCGCCATTGAAATGTCGCTGCCAAAACCTGTGGTTAAGAACGACAACCGGATGTGTCAGTGGCGTTTGATCTTCTTCGGGCAAAAAACCGCGGCCAAGCGTCATGCCCGCTCGCAACACCGAAAAATAATTTGCCGAAACGATCTGCGCGCCGATAAAGTCATCACCGTTGGATAGTGCCAAATTGTTTTGTTCACCTCTCCCTTCTCCCAACGCAACCGTAAGTTTGTTCAGCAGAACAAGACCATCCAATGTTGTATTCCGCTCGCGATAATCCTGGTAATCAGCGTAGGAAAACACTTGCCAACGTGCCCCATCCGTTCCAACGCCACGCATTGTCACAATGCCTTGCGCATCACTGAGCGGAAGAGGTTTCAGAACGAACGCGTTGTAAACGGTGAACAAGGCCGTATTGATTCCAATTCCCAGGGCCAATGTGAGGATTGCAATCAATGTGAAGCTGGGCTGCTTCAGTAACATTCGCCCGCCGTAGTACAGGTCTTGCCAAAGGGTTTGCATCAGTTCCCTCCCGTCATTCGTACCGCAAGGCAATCATTGGATCCACTTTCGCCGCGCGGCGCGCTGGAACCCAGCACGCCAACAACGCGACTCCGCTCAACAGTATCGCGATTCCAGCAAACGTCAGCGGGTCAGTCGCGCTGACGCCGTAAAGTAAATTCGTCATCAACCGAGTTAGCGCAAAGGCGGCAATCAACCCACTCCACAACCCGACGAGTGCAAGCTTCATCCCCTGCGCGACAATCTGCCGGACAACATTACCCGTTTGCGCGCCGAGCGCCATGCGGATGCCGATTTCCTGCGTACGTTGGGCCACGGAATACGAAATCACGCCATACAACCCGATGGCGGCAAGCAATAGCGCGGCAGCGGCAAATCCTGTCAGCAACCACATCGTAAACCGCCGCTGCGCCACCGAATCCGCGACAACTTCGTTCATTGTGCGAATGTCATAAACCGGCAAATCGGCATCTACAGCATTGATCTCGCGGCGTAACGCGGTCGCCAAATCGGACGGGTCGGCGCTGGTTCGGGCGATGAAGAGAGCTTCGCGACGCAACCGTGAAATTTGAAACGTTGGCATATAAACCGTCGGCTCGCTTTCCGCTTCCAGCGAAGAAAGCTTCACATCCGTCGCCACGCCGACAATCGTCAACCAGCCTTGCGGGTTCCAACCACCCCAGCGTATGCGCTTGCCAATCGCTTCCTGACCGGGCCAGAAACGACGCGCCATGGTTTCATTGACAACGATGACCGGAACTCCATCCGGGCGATCATCATCGGTAAACCCGCGTCCTTTCATCAGCGGAATGCCCATCGCCCGAAAATAATCATTGCTGATGAAAGAGCCGTGGGCTGTATAAAAGGCATTTTCGTCGCCGCCTTCGACGCGAAAACCGATTTGCCATTCATCTGTCAGCGGCAAATTCGATGCGACACTAACGGATTGCACGCCCGGCAATGCTGCAATGCGATTCAGCGCCTGCCGGTATACGGCCTTTCCACGTTCGATGTCCGGATAACGCGTCGCCGGTAATGTGGTTCGCGCAACAACGACGCCCTCCGGATTGAACCCCGGCGAGACATGCATCAATCGTACAAAGCCGTTGATCAGCAATCCCGCGCCGATCAACAACACGACGGCCAAGGCCATTTCCAACGCGACCAGCACCGCGCGAAGCCGCGTTCCTTCTCCGCTGGAATTGCGGGCTGACTCTTTGAGGGCGGTGGTGAGGTTTATGCGGGCGCTTTGCCAGGCCGGTACCAACCCGAACAACACGCCGGTCAAAGTTGAAACCAGCAAGGTGAATGCGAGCACACGCCCATCCAATCGCGTTTCCGCCAAACGCGGCACATCTTCCGGGCCGAACCTGGCAATCAAATCCGTCACCCACCAGGCCAGCAACGCGCCAACGACTCCCGCGACCAATGCCAGCAGCAAGCTTTCGGTCAACAATTGCCGCACGATTCGCGCGCGCCCGGCGCCAAGCGCTGAGCGGATGGCAATTTCCTTGCGCCTGGATGCCGCACGCGCCAGCAACAAATTGGCGACATTGGCACACGCGATCAACAGCACCAGCCCGACAGCACCCAACAGCACCCACAACAACCGTCGAACGCCTTGCGCCATACGGTCCGCCAAACCGACAGCGTTCGCTGTGATTCGAATGGTGCCTTGATAAATATCTGGGTGTTGTTGCTCGATGTGTGCGGCAATAGATTCCACATCGGCTTGCGCTTGTTCGATTGGTACGCCCGGCTTCAGCCTGCCGATCAGATTGAAATTGGAATCTCTTCTACGAGCTTGTTTTTCATCTTCGGTCAGTGCCAGCGGCGTCCACAATTCAACAGCATCTGCAAAGGCGGTTCCCGTTGGCGGAAAATGCAATTGAGAGGGCATGACGCCCACCACCGTGTAAGGCCGCTCATCCAACCGGATTGTTCGGCCAATGATTTTCGGATCGCCGGCAAACTGCGTTTGCCAAAGTTTTTCGCTGAGGATGACGACGCTGCTCGCATTCGCGGCAGCTTCTTCTGTGGAAAATGATCGCCCCAGCAAGGGCGACACGCCCAGCATTGAGAAGAGATTGGCCGAAACCCGTGCCGCTTGCAGCCGCAGTGGATGGGTATCGCCCGTCAGGTTCAAACTGATCGTGCCGTACCCTGCCATTTCGGTGAAGGTTTTATTTTCGGCAATATAATCCAGCAGTTCCGGAGCCGAAACGCCTCCGTAATAGAAACCCAGTTTGGGCATTGATTGTTGAACCAACGCCAGCCGCTCCGGTTCTTTGTAAGGAAGCGGGCGGAGCAGCACACTGTTGATCACACTGAAAATCGCCGAATTCGCGCCAATTCCCAGCGCCAATGTAAAGATGGCAATTAATGCGAATCCCGGTTTTTTCAACAGAGTTCGCACGCTAAATCGCACGTCTTGCCAAAGTGACTGCATACAAGCTCCTCGTCGAAAGGATGAAGTCGGAATGATGAAGGATGAAATCTTTGCCCCTCATTCATCATTCCGCCTTCAGCCTTCCTCATTCGTACCGAAGCGCGATCATCGGATCTACTTTTGCTGCGCGGCGCGCTGGAATCCAGCACGCCAACAACGCGACACTGCCCAGCAGCAACGCAATCACGGCGAACGTTGCTGGGTCAGTCGCGCCCACACCGAACAAAAGTCCTGCCATCAACCGAGTCAGCGCCAGCGCAGCGATCAATCCCACGATCATTCCTACGACCACAGGCATCATGCCTTGTCCAATGACCTGCCGAAGCACGTCTGCACCACGCGCGCCCAACGCCAATCGAATGCCGATTTCGTGCGTGCGTTGCGCCACCGAATACGAAATGACGCCGTAAATTCCGATTGCTGCAAGCACCAGCGCCAGCAGCGAAAATCCGCCCAGCAACATTGTCACCAATCGTTTGGGCGAAGCCGCCTGGTCAACCAATTGCCCCAGCGTTTGGTATTCCGTCGTGGGCAGATTCGGATCCACTCGCCGGAGCGCTTCGCGCACATTGGGCGCCAGCGATTCGGTTGCGGATTTCGTTCTGACGACTAACTCTACGGAGTTGGAACCGGATTGCGTAATCGGCAAATACATCTCCATTCCGGCTTCCTTTTCCAGTTCGCTGTGCCGCACGTTGCTGACGACGCCAATGACTTTCCATTCTTGATCACCTAGAAAGCCGACTTGGCCAACGGCGTCTTTGCCCGGCCAAATCCGCCGCGCCGCCGTTTCATTGATGATCAACACCTTTTCGCTTTCGGCCGTATCGTGTTCGGTGAAATCGCGCCCGGCACGCAATGGAATGCGCATTGTAGAAATGTAGCCGTGATCCACAATTCGCGGAAACACGACGGGAGCCTGCCCATCCGCATACGTCTCGCCCTTTGCGCGAAGCACCCAACTGCGATTGCGTCCCAGCGGCAGCGTGTCGGTCAATCCGACGGATTCAACGCCGGGCACGGCTTCGACCGATTGAAGCAACTGATTGAAAAAGGCATTTCGCTGCGCCTGATTTTGGAATCGGTCGCCCGTTTCAATGCGCCACGCCGCAGCCTGTTCCGGCCGAAAACCCAAATCCACTTCCAGCAACCGCATGAAGCTGCGAATCAGCAAGCCCGCGCCGACCAACAACACGCAAGCCATTGCCACTTC from Acidobacteriota bacterium includes:
- a CDS encoding ABC transporter permease, producing MQSLWQDVRFSVRTLLKKPGFALIAIFTLALGIGANSAIFSVINSVLLRPLPYKEPERLALVQQSMPKLGFYYGGVSAPELLDYIAENKTFTEMAGYGTISLNLTGDTHPLRLQAARVSANLFSMLGVSPLLGRSFSTEEAAANASSVVILSEKLWQTQFAGDPKIIGRTIRLDERPYTVVGVMPSQLHFPPTGTAFADAVELWTPLALTEDEKQARRRDSNFNLIGRLKPGVPIEQAQADVESIAAHIEQQHPDIYQGTIRITANAVGLADRMAQGVRRLLWVLLGAVGLVLLIACANVANLLLARAASRRKEIAIRSALGAGRARIVRQLLTESLLLALVAGVVGALLAWWVTDLIARFGPEDVPRLAETRLDGRVLAFTLLVSTLTGVLFGLVPAWQSARINLTTALKESARNSSGEGTRLRAVLVALEMALAVVLLIGAGLLINGFVRLMHVSPGFNPEGVVVARTTLPATRYPDIERGKAVYRQALNRIAALPGVQSVSVASNLPLTDEWQIGFRVEGGDENAFYTAHGSFISNDYFRAMGIPLMKGRGFTDDDRPDGVPVIVVNETMARRFWPGQEAIGKRIRWGGWNPQGWLTIVGVATDVKLSSLEAESEPTVYMPTFQISRLRREALFIARTSADPSDLATALRREINAVDADLPVYDIRTMNEVVADSVAQRRFTMWLLTGFAAAALLLAAIGLYGVISYSVAQRTQEIGIRMALGAQTGNVVRQIVAQGMKLALVGLWSGLIAAFALTRLMTNLLYGVSATDPLTFAGIAILLSGVALLACWVPARRAAKVDPMIALRYE